From one Malus sylvestris chromosome 1, drMalSylv7.2, whole genome shotgun sequence genomic stretch:
- the LOC126615840 gene encoding membrane steroid-binding protein 1-like codes for MSLQLWETLKEAIAAYTGLSPTTFFTMLAVLVAIYHVASGLFGSSDNHQRARSSEEEMQPLPPPVQLGEITEEELKQYDGSDSKKPLLMAIKGQIYDVSQSRMFYGPGGPYALFAGKDASRALAKMSFEDKDLTGDISGLGPFELEALQDWEYKFMSKYVKVGSIKSTAPATEGESTGETAKAIDQDAAKPAEDIPSDSPAVKSEETSSSAEAKQE; via the exons ATGTCTCTGCAACTGTGGGAAACACTGAAAGAGGCGATCGCGGCCTACACAGGCCTCTCTCCGACGACCTTCTTCACTATGCTAGCTGTGCTTGTGGCCATCTATCATGTGGCGTCGGGGTTGTTTGGGTCGTCCGACAACCACCAGCGGGCCAGGAGCTCGGAGGAGGAGATGCAGCCTCTGCCGCCTCCCGTCCAGCTCGGCGAGATCACCGAAGAAGAATTGAAGCAGTACGACGGCTCTGATTCCAAGAAGCCTCTGCTCATGGCTATCAAGGGTCAGATCTATGACGTGTCCCAGAGCAG GATGTTTTATGGACCTGGTGGGCCTTACGCACTGTTCGCGGGGAAAGATGCTAGCAGAGCTCTTGCAAAAATGTCGTTTGAAGACAAAGATCTGACTGGTGATATCTCTGGTCTTGGTCCATTCGAACTCGAGGCCTTGCAGGACTGGGAATACAAGTTCATGAGCAAGTATGTCAAGGTCGGATCTATTAAGAGCACCGCTCCTGCAACTGAAGGAGAATCCACTGGCGAAACTGCTAAAGCCATCGATCAAGATGCTGCTAAGCCTGCTGAAGATATTCCATCCGATAGTCCAGCTGTTAAATCCGAGGAAACCTCATCTAGTGCTGAAGCTAAGCAAGAGTAA
- the LOC126615191 gene encoding F-box/LRR-repeat protein At3g48880-like, which produces MECDDSPMTLGRWEDLNVDILLKIFECFANISDSSSDIGNVSCSAVCKEWRSTLCDPRFWNTLDLSTMKSHFIKTPDKPYVYVCSRSEMTPTRVLKISLSLSKIYNMHAHAGQQLVVHHVHEEQKRPRVHEVVRMKKG; this is translated from the coding sequence atggaatgCGATGACTCGCCTATGACTTTGGGAAGATGGGAAGACCTCAATGTTGACATATTGTTGAAGATTTTTGAGTGCTTTGCCAACATCTCTGATTCATCTTCCGACATCGGAAACGTTAGCTGTAGCGCCGTTTGCAAGGAGTGGCGTTCGACGCTGTGTGATCCTCGGTTTTGGAACACGCTTGATTTGTCGACGATGAAATCGCATTTCATCAAAACCCCAGATAAACCTTACGTTTATGTTTGCAGCCGGTCCGAGATGACACCGACTCGTGTTTTGAAGATTTCTCTGAGTCTCAGCAAGATTTATAACATGCATGCACATGCAGGACAACAACTCGTCGTGCATCATGTGCATGAGGAACAGAAACGACCAAGGGTTCATGAGGTGGTACGTATGAAGAAGGGTTAG
- the LOC126615848 gene encoding F-box/LRR-repeat protein At3g48880-like isoform X2 produces MCSSVCNLHDAVKNCDGVRLFGGGWEAGEMEDGGLPVSKWKDLNTDILLMRILQSFDIFELTSGIAHVCSAWRSVCRDPLLWKKLDLSMMKSDFIKSQVEPYVYVTDSSDKTLTRILKTSLSLSRGNIMTLVFHYNLFVSDDQLTFTAERCPQLKRLVMPAWNRIKKTGICKAIRCWKELESLTMPSIANPPYLLEEIKRNCKNFSELKIMGPCDMFFASTLVEHLPQLKVLSLRCTTLLKDVLIFILDHLEHLEVLNISHCRLIEIPPPPATRRLVRNLDPLILEKASRLQRFLTCMQDSCVMCQRTKNDEGIMRWYNYEGLWKEDEVSSLAC; encoded by the exons ATGTGTTCTTCAGTTTGCAATCTGCATGATGCTGTAAA AAATTGTGACGGAGTAAGGCTGTTTGGAGGTGGTTGGGAAGCTGGTGAAATGGAAGACGGTGGCCTCCCTGTGAGTAAATGGAAGGACCTGAACACTGACATACTACTAATGAGGATTTTACAGTCTTTCGACATCTTTGAGTTAACGTCGGGCATTGCTCACGTTTGTAGTGCGTGGCGCTCGGTTTGCCGTGATCCTCTGCTGTGGAAAAAGCTTGATTTGTCGATGATGAAATCGGATTTCATCAAATCACAAGTGGAGCCTTATGTCTATGTGACAGACTCGTCCGATAAGACACTGACTCGTATTTTGAAGACTTCATTGAGTCTCAGCCGGGGAAACATAATGACATTGGTTTTCCATTACAACTTATTTGTGAGCGATGATCAGTTGACGTTTACTGCTGAAAG GTGCCCACAGCTGAAGCGACTGGTTATGCCGGCTTGGAACAGAATAAAAAAGACTGGAATCTGCAAGGCCATTCGCTGCTGGAAAGAGCTTGAATCGCTAACAATGCCTAGCATAGCGAATCCCCCGTACCTCTTGGAAGAGATTAAAAGGAACTGCAAAAATTTCAGTGAACTGAAGATCATGGGTCCTTGTGATATGTTCTTTGCTTCAACACTAGTTGAACATCTTCCACAACTGAAGGTGCTAAGCCTCCGGTGCACGACGCTCTTAAAGGATGTTTTGATCTTCATCTTGGATCACCTAGAACACCTGGAAGTTCTCAACATCTCACATTGCCGTCTAATCGAAATTCCTCCGCCTCCTGCAACTAGGAGACTTGTCAGAAATCTCGATCCGCTTATTCTCGAGAAGGCCTCTCGGTTGCAAAGATTTTTAACATGCATGCAGGACTCTTGCGTGATGTGCCAAAGGACCAAAAACGACGAGGGAATCATGAGGTGGTATAATTACGAAGGGCTATGGAAAGAAGATGAGGTGAGCTCCCTAGCTTGTTGA
- the LOC126615848 gene encoding F-box/LRR-repeat protein At3g48880-like isoform X1, with product MTDTPSSRTRTLINCDGVRLFGGGWEAGEMEDGGLPVSKWKDLNTDILLMRILQSFDIFELTSGIAHVCSAWRSVCRDPLLWKKLDLSMMKSDFIKSQVEPYVYVTDSSDKTLTRILKTSLSLSRGNIMTLVFHYNLFVSDDQLTFTAERCPQLKRLVMPAWNRIKKTGICKAIRCWKELESLTMPSIANPPYLLEEIKRNCKNFSELKIMGPCDMFFASTLVEHLPQLKVLSLRCTTLLKDVLIFILDHLEHLEVLNISHCRLIEIPPPPATRRLVRNLDPLILEKASRLQRFLTCMQDSCVMCQRTKNDEGIMRWYNYEGLWKEDEVSSLAC from the exons ATGACTGACACACCCTCCTCAAGAACCAGAACTCTAAT AAATTGTGACGGAGTAAGGCTGTTTGGAGGTGGTTGGGAAGCTGGTGAAATGGAAGACGGTGGCCTCCCTGTGAGTAAATGGAAGGACCTGAACACTGACATACTACTAATGAGGATTTTACAGTCTTTCGACATCTTTGAGTTAACGTCGGGCATTGCTCACGTTTGTAGTGCGTGGCGCTCGGTTTGCCGTGATCCTCTGCTGTGGAAAAAGCTTGATTTGTCGATGATGAAATCGGATTTCATCAAATCACAAGTGGAGCCTTATGTCTATGTGACAGACTCGTCCGATAAGACACTGACTCGTATTTTGAAGACTTCATTGAGTCTCAGCCGGGGAAACATAATGACATTGGTTTTCCATTACAACTTATTTGTGAGCGATGATCAGTTGACGTTTACTGCTGAAAG GTGCCCACAGCTGAAGCGACTGGTTATGCCGGCTTGGAACAGAATAAAAAAGACTGGAATCTGCAAGGCCATTCGCTGCTGGAAAGAGCTTGAATCGCTAACAATGCCTAGCATAGCGAATCCCCCGTACCTCTTGGAAGAGATTAAAAGGAACTGCAAAAATTTCAGTGAACTGAAGATCATGGGTCCTTGTGATATGTTCTTTGCTTCAACACTAGTTGAACATCTTCCACAACTGAAGGTGCTAAGCCTCCGGTGCACGACGCTCTTAAAGGATGTTTTGATCTTCATCTTGGATCACCTAGAACACCTGGAAGTTCTCAACATCTCACATTGCCGTCTAATCGAAATTCCTCCGCCTCCTGCAACTAGGAGACTTGTCAGAAATCTCGATCCGCTTATTCTCGAGAAGGCCTCTCGGTTGCAAAGATTTTTAACATGCATGCAGGACTCTTGCGTGATGTGCCAAAGGACCAAAAACGACGAGGGAATCATGAGGTGGTATAATTACGAAGGGCTATGGAAAGAAGATGAGGTGAGCTCCCTAGCTTGTTGA
- the LOC126615857 gene encoding WD repeat-containing protein RUP2-like yields the protein MKSFSSGFHFPDQPRISGERESTEEGKLLQQEVEKRSEFNNCEWDFSLSTVVSSNDCRGAASNTLGVIEFDPSNTVLATGGIARKIRVYSLKSLLPNYDNQTCGSSSDTMADLIDHVDACDYTICTPAKLSSLRWRPGSDGRVMASGDYDGVVTEYDIKTKLPIFERDEHGGRRVWSVDYSHSDPVLGASGSDDGTLQMWDPRCEGGDCVASVQPSDARSPVCCVEFDPFGGALLAVGCADRKAYAYDVRKVAGPVMVFDGHRKTVTYVRFLDSRTVVTAATDGCLKLWDTEDSRAIETYKGHANSRSFVGLSVWRNGGLIGCGSENNRLFVYDKRWGEPIWVHEFGAVAAGGSSGGCGEEEGAFVSSVCWRQVGEEQCTLVAGGSDGVLQVFLGRRKSLTSD from the coding sequence ATGAAAAGCTTCTCCTCAGGATTCCATTTCCCAGACCAACCACGAATTTCaggagaaagagaaagcacaGAGGAAGGTAAATTACTACAACAAGAAGTAGAGAAAAGATCAGAGTTCAACAATTGTGAATGGGATTTCAGTCTCTCGACAGTTGTGTCCTCCAACGACTGCCGCGGCGCCGCATCCAACACCCTCGGTGTAATCGAGTTCGACCCATCAAACACCGTCTTAGCCACCGGCGGAATCGCCAGAAAAATCAGAGTTTACAGCCTGAAATCTCTATTGCCCAATTACGATAATCAAACTTGTGGAAGTTCAAGTGATACTATGGCGGATTTGATAGACCACGTAGATGCATGCGACTACACCATTTGCACTCCCGCCAAGCTCAGCAGCCTCCGCTGGCGGCCCGGATCCGACGGCCGGGTCATGGCCTCCGGCGACTACGACGGCGTCGTCACGGAATACGACATCAAAACAAAACTACCCATCTTCGAGCGCGACGAGCACGGCGGGCGCAGAGTCTGGAGCGTGGATTATTCGCATTCTGATCCGGTTCTCGGAGCGTCTGGCTCCGACGATGGGACACTACAGATGTGGGACCCGCGCTGCGAGGGCGGGGATTGCGTGGCGAGTGTGCAGCCCAGTGACGCGCGAAGTCCGGTCTGCTGCGTGGAGTTTGATCCGTTCGGCGGCGCGCTTCTGGCCGTTGGATGCGCGGACCGGAAGGCCTACGCCTACGATGTTCGGAAAGTGGCGGGCCCGGTTATGGTCTTCGACGGACACAGGAAAACCGTGACGTACGTGCGGTTTCTCGACAGCCGTACGGTGGTGACAGCTGCAACGGACGGGTGTTTGAAGCTGTGGGACACGGAGGATTCGCGGGCGATTGAGACGTACAAGGGGCACGCGAACAGTCGGAGCTTTGTTGGGTTATCGGTGTGGAGAAACGGAGGGCTAATTGGATGCGGGTCGGAAAATAACCGGCTTTTCGTGTACGATAAGAGGTGGGGCGAGCCCATTTGGGTCCACGAGTTTGGGGCGGTGGCTGCCGGTGGCAGTAGTGGTGGGTGCGGTGAGGAGGAAGGCGCGTTTGTGAGTAGCGTGTGCTGGCGACAAGTTGGTGAGGAGCAGTGCACGCTGGTGGCGGGTGGATCAGATGGGGTTTTGCAGGTTTTTCTGGGGAGGAGGAAGTCACTCACGTCGGATTAG